From Micromonospora nigra, one genomic window encodes:
- a CDS encoding ATP-binding protein yields the protein MEGVIAAQCDRCGRTAAEGDRFCGSCGAELGAVCPHCLRPLGRDVAFCTSCGAPRAGAERPPVIPQEDRRRVSVLFVDLIDFTPYVERADPELVRGMQTGFFSAARRVVGQYGGVVEKYIGDAVMALFGAPVATETDAQRCVRAGLELQRVLTRFAPTGTDGLRFRVGVATGEALVDVAAARDGGQAIVAGDVVNTASRMQSVAPPGGVLVCGTTHALTRDTIRYSEQPPVTLRGRSTPTEVWLALAPVRRQPTDREPDTTPLIDREHELGILVNALHRSLRDRRPQVVTVFGRAGIGKSRLLRELHRHTDRLVDEPLTWRTGRCPPFGENVTFAALADIVKAEAGILDTDPAGSAAQRLGVAVGELVGELVGPGERDRVTDALRPLVGLPGTALPAEEAESAWRRFLLALAARGPTVLVFEDLHWADDAMLRFVELLGAAARDVPLLLLCTARPELVDRDPSWAGTITGSVTITLPPLRDTGIASLYAHMFGPAPFSADLLTPLIEVAGGNPLYAHEYVRMLIEQGALRHSGRGWSLDDHLDLPMPESVHAVIANRVDLLDAKDRAVLLAAAVVGVQFWPGAVAAALGQPVESVERALRRLEQRDFVHEQATSTMAGQPEYRFRHVLVRDVCYQRLPRTERVARHERTADWLDTLSSSRDTDLAEVLAHHRWAAHEIARTLGVDTRRYAGPARAALHRAARRAYALHGLDAAAGHAGRALGLVDDSDPTARLQLELLSTEISFYRDGNAFLSGGGPVQLQTLADRLIAHGDDACAARAWTLLGQAAWLRTDRPAALACLDRAVRLFEPLPDSAQKADAYAELGRLHMLNYERDPAVAAADTAAEIGERLRLTETRTNARITAATARYQAGDRAGLDELYALVEFSRAGQLLALPRATQNLAYAVREEGDWLRSDALLSAAPARTASGQTLTTSYSAEAMRAWFEGDFGRLLTAAEAFVDTPTGGWDMQVRGLRSCLLVLRGQPVPAGPVATGPVATGPPPRDDVAAALDTARRSGFHRLHWTMLAMGALCRAVQGRTEEAAALVDELADSWTAVPALASGEWIAAAGWAATLAGRKAAVRVRTMLDQVGHRTPWSEAALRTVTGALAGADGDHRHAAELLVAAADTYAGIPDVTDRMLALTFAARELQRAGDRAAATGPLVEVRAFALRNDAPVLLDLAQPPSAALAC from the coding sequence CGCCGCGCAGTGTGACCGCTGTGGACGCACCGCCGCCGAGGGCGACCGCTTCTGCGGTAGCTGCGGGGCGGAGCTCGGTGCCGTGTGCCCACACTGCCTGCGTCCGCTCGGCCGGGACGTCGCCTTCTGCACGTCCTGCGGCGCGCCCAGGGCAGGTGCGGAGCGCCCGCCGGTCATCCCCCAGGAGGACCGCCGGCGCGTCAGCGTGCTCTTCGTCGACCTGATCGACTTCACCCCGTACGTGGAGCGGGCCGACCCGGAACTGGTCCGGGGCATGCAGACCGGCTTCTTCTCCGCCGCCCGTCGCGTGGTCGGCCAGTACGGCGGGGTGGTGGAGAAGTACATCGGCGACGCGGTGATGGCGCTGTTCGGAGCGCCCGTGGCCACGGAGACCGACGCACAGCGCTGCGTACGGGCCGGCCTGGAGTTGCAGCGGGTGCTGACCCGGTTCGCCCCCACCGGCACCGACGGGCTGCGCTTCCGCGTCGGGGTGGCCACCGGCGAGGCCCTGGTCGACGTGGCCGCCGCCCGGGACGGCGGGCAGGCCATCGTGGCCGGTGACGTGGTGAACACCGCCTCCCGCATGCAGTCCGTCGCGCCGCCCGGCGGGGTGCTGGTCTGCGGCACCACCCACGCGCTGACCCGGGACACCATCCGGTACTCGGAACAGCCGCCGGTCACCCTGCGTGGAAGGTCCACGCCGACCGAGGTGTGGCTGGCGCTGGCGCCCGTACGCCGCCAGCCCACCGACCGCGAACCGGACACCACACCCCTGATCGACCGGGAACACGAGCTGGGCATCCTGGTCAACGCCCTGCACCGCAGCCTGCGTGACCGCCGTCCACAGGTGGTGACCGTCTTCGGGCGGGCCGGCATCGGCAAGAGCCGGCTGCTGCGCGAACTGCACCGGCACACCGACCGGCTGGTGGACGAGCCGCTGACCTGGCGTACCGGGCGCTGCCCGCCGTTCGGGGAGAACGTCACGTTCGCCGCGCTGGCCGACATCGTCAAGGCCGAGGCCGGCATCCTGGACACCGACCCGGCGGGCAGCGCCGCCCAACGTCTCGGCGTCGCGGTCGGTGAACTGGTCGGTGAACTGGTCGGCCCCGGCGAGCGGGACCGGGTGACCGACGCGCTGCGCCCCCTGGTCGGCCTGCCCGGCACCGCCCTGCCCGCGGAGGAGGCCGAGTCGGCGTGGCGGCGCTTCCTGCTCGCGCTGGCCGCGCGCGGACCCACCGTCCTGGTCTTCGAGGATCTGCACTGGGCCGACGACGCCATGCTGCGGTTCGTGGAACTGCTCGGCGCGGCGGCCCGGGACGTGCCGCTGCTGCTGCTGTGCACCGCCCGGCCGGAGCTGGTCGACCGCGATCCGAGCTGGGCGGGCACCATCACCGGGTCGGTGACCATCACCCTGCCGCCGCTGCGCGACACCGGCATCGCCTCGCTGTACGCGCACATGTTCGGCCCGGCCCCCTTCTCCGCCGACCTGCTGACCCCGCTGATCGAGGTGGCCGGCGGCAATCCCCTGTACGCCCACGAGTACGTGCGGATGCTGATCGAGCAGGGGGCGCTACGCCACTCCGGGCGGGGCTGGTCGCTGGACGACCACCTCGACCTGCCGATGCCGGAGAGCGTGCACGCGGTCATCGCCAACCGGGTCGACCTGCTCGACGCGAAGGACCGCGCGGTGCTGCTGGCCGCGGCGGTGGTCGGGGTGCAGTTCTGGCCGGGGGCCGTGGCCGCCGCACTGGGGCAGCCGGTCGAGTCGGTCGAGCGCGCCCTGCGTCGGCTCGAACAGCGCGACTTCGTCCACGAGCAGGCGACCTCCACCATGGCCGGGCAGCCGGAGTACCGGTTCCGGCACGTGCTGGTGCGCGACGTCTGCTACCAGCGGCTGCCCCGCACCGAGCGGGTCGCCCGGCACGAGCGTACGGCGGACTGGCTGGACACCCTGTCCTCCAGCCGCGACACCGACCTGGCCGAGGTGCTGGCCCACCACCGCTGGGCGGCCCACGAGATCGCCCGGACGCTGGGCGTGGACACCCGCCGCTACGCGGGGCCCGCGCGGGCCGCGCTGCACCGGGCGGCCCGTCGGGCGTACGCGCTGCACGGGCTGGACGCGGCCGCCGGCCACGCCGGCCGGGCGCTCGGCCTCGTCGACGACTCGGATCCGACGGCCCGGTTGCAGCTGGAGCTGCTGAGCACCGAGATCTCCTTCTACCGCGACGGCAACGCGTTCCTCTCCGGTGGTGGGCCCGTGCAGCTCCAGACCCTCGCCGACCGGTTGATCGCCCACGGCGACGACGCCTGCGCGGCCCGCGCCTGGACGCTGCTCGGGCAGGCGGCCTGGCTGCGTACCGACCGGCCGGCCGCGCTGGCCTGCCTGGACCGGGCGGTGCGGCTGTTCGAGCCGCTGCCCGACAGCGCCCAGAAGGCCGACGCGTACGCCGAACTGGGCCGGCTGCACATGCTCAACTACGAGCGCGATCCGGCGGTGGCGGCGGCGGACACGGCGGCGGAGATCGGCGAGCGGCTGAGGTTGACCGAGACCCGGACCAACGCGCGGATCACCGCGGCCACCGCGCGGTACCAGGCGGGTGACCGGGCCGGCCTGGACGAGCTGTACGCCCTGGTGGAGTTCAGCCGGGCGGGCCAGCTGCTGGCGCTGCCCCGGGCCACCCAGAACCTGGCGTACGCCGTTCGGGAGGAGGGCGACTGGCTGCGCTCGGACGCGCTGTTGTCGGCGGCACCGGCCCGGACCGCGAGCGGGCAGACGCTGACCACCAGCTATTCGGCCGAGGCGATGCGCGCCTGGTTCGAGGGCGACTTCGGCCGGCTGCTGACCGCCGCCGAGGCGTTCGTGGACACCCCGACGGGCGGTTGGGACATGCAGGTCCGCGGCCTACGGTCGTGTCTGCTCGTGCTGCGTGGCCAGCCGGTGCCCGCCGGGCCCGTCGCCACCGGGCCCGTCGCCACCGGGCCACCGCCGCGCGACGACGTGGCCGCCGCCCTGGACACCGCCCGCCGCAGCGGCTTCCACCGGTTGCACTGGACGATGCTGGCGATGGGCGCGCTGTGCCGTGCGGTGCAGGGGCGCACCGAGGAGGCCGCGGCCCTGGTCGACGAACTGGCCGACTCGTGGACGGCGGTGCCGGCCCTGGCCAGCGGCGAGTGGATCGCCGCAGCGGGTTGGGCGGCCACCCTCGCCGGACGCAAGGCCGCGGTGCGGGTGCGCACCATGCTCGATCAGGTCGGCCACCGCACGCCCTGGTCGGAGGCGGCCCTGCGCACCGTGACCGGGGCGCTGGCCGGAGCCGACGGCGACCACCGGCACGCCGCCGAACTGCTCGTGGCGGCCGCCGACACGTACGCGGGGATCCCCGACGTCACCGACCGGATGCTGGCGCTCACCTTCGCGGCCCGCGAACTGCAGCGGGCCGGTGACCGGGCGGCAGCCACGGGGCCGCTGGTCGAGGTGCGCGCCTTCGCGCTGCGCAACGACGCCCCCGTCCTGCTCGACCTGGCCCAACCGCCCTCCGCCGCGCTGGCCTGCTGA
- a CDS encoding lysophospholipid acyltransferase family protein, with product MLYWLLKYVLLGPLLRAVFRPQVEGLHHVPATGPVILASNHLSFSDSIFTPLITPRKVTFVAKAEYFTGRGIKGWLTRMFFVGTGTIPVDRSGGRAARAALDTQLAVLRAGGVAGIYPEGTRSPDGRLYRGKTGVARLALESGAPVVPVVMLNLDEIQPPGTLIPKVKRVRIRFGAPLDFSRYAGLSGDRFVERAVTDEIMYELMELSGREYVDTYAQKLKLQPAATPAEPVVA from the coding sequence GTGCTGTACTGGCTGTTGAAGTACGTCCTCCTGGGCCCGCTGCTGAGGGCGGTCTTCCGCCCACAGGTCGAGGGTCTGCACCACGTACCGGCCACCGGCCCGGTCATCCTGGCCAGCAACCACCTGTCGTTCTCCGACTCGATCTTCACCCCGTTGATCACCCCACGGAAGGTCACCTTCGTGGCCAAGGCCGAGTACTTCACCGGCCGGGGGATCAAGGGCTGGCTCACCCGGATGTTCTTCGTGGGCACCGGCACCATCCCGGTGGACCGCTCCGGCGGCCGGGCCGCCCGCGCGGCGCTGGACACCCAGCTGGCGGTGCTCCGCGCCGGGGGCGTCGCCGGCATCTACCCGGAGGGCACCCGCTCGCCGGACGGGCGGCTCTACCGGGGCAAGACCGGCGTCGCCCGGCTGGCCCTGGAGAGCGGGGCACCCGTGGTGCCGGTGGTGATGCTCAACCTCGACGAGATCCAGCCGCCCGGCACGCTCATCCCCAAGGTCAAACGGGTGCGGATCCGGTTCGGCGCGCCACTGGACTTCTCCCGCTACGCCGGCCTGTCCGGCGACCGGTTCGTCGAGCGGGCGGTCACCGACGAGATCATGTACGAGCTGATGGAGCTGTCCGGCCGCGAGTACGTCGACACGTACGCCCAGAAACTCAAGCTCCAGCCCGCCGCGACACCGGCGGAACCCGTCGTCGCCTGA
- a CDS encoding alpha,alpha-trehalose-phosphate synthase (UDP-forming): MRQSSLVVVANRLPIDDSVAPDGACEWRRSPGGLVSALHSLLRHTPATWVGWAGGTGPAPALPDVDGVRMHTVPLTAEDLRDHYEGFANATLWPLYHDAVEQPEHHRRWWEAYQRVNQRFAEAAAEVAEPGAVVWVQDYHLHLVPGLLRALRPDLRIGFFLHVPFPPPELFMQLPRRAELLRGMLGADLVGFQRAQAAHNFAQLVAKVLGLPATDRRIAVDDRVVRIGAFPVSIDTTEMGALAQRPDVADRARRLRNDLGNPDHVILSVDRMDYTKGIEQRLKAYSELLADGHVKVRDTVLVQVAVPSRERVGQYQILRDRVEREVGRINGEFGRVGEPAIHYLTQPFDRAELAALYRVADVMAVTPLRDGMNLVAKEYVAARLDDTGALLLSEFAGAAAELPQAYLVNPHDLEGLKRGLLSALRADEADVSARMRAMRDHLHRHDIRAWARSYLTALDESGSLLARLNAPADPTTG, from the coding sequence ATGCGACAGAGTTCCCTCGTGGTGGTGGCCAACCGCCTACCCATCGACGACAGCGTGGCACCCGACGGGGCCTGTGAATGGCGCCGTAGCCCCGGCGGGCTGGTCAGCGCCCTGCACTCCCTGCTGCGGCACACCCCCGCCACCTGGGTCGGCTGGGCGGGCGGCACCGGTCCCGCGCCCGCGCTGCCGGACGTCGACGGCGTCCGCATGCACACCGTCCCGTTGACCGCCGAAGACCTACGCGACCACTATGAGGGGTTCGCCAACGCCACCCTGTGGCCGCTCTACCACGACGCGGTCGAGCAGCCGGAGCACCACCGACGCTGGTGGGAGGCGTACCAGCGGGTCAACCAGCGCTTCGCCGAGGCCGCCGCCGAGGTCGCCGAGCCGGGTGCCGTGGTCTGGGTGCAGGACTACCACCTGCACCTGGTGCCGGGGCTGCTCCGGGCCCTGCGGCCCGACCTGCGCATCGGCTTCTTCCTGCACGTGCCGTTCCCGCCGCCCGAGCTGTTCATGCAGCTGCCCCGCCGGGCCGAGCTGCTACGCGGCATGCTCGGCGCGGACCTCGTCGGTTTCCAGCGGGCCCAGGCGGCGCACAACTTCGCCCAACTGGTGGCCAAGGTCCTCGGCCTGCCCGCCACCGACCGGCGGATCGCCGTCGACGACCGGGTGGTGCGCATCGGCGCCTTCCCGGTCTCCATCGACACCACCGAGATGGGCGCGTTGGCCCAACGCCCGGACGTCGCCGACCGGGCCCGCCGGCTGCGCAACGACCTCGGCAACCCCGACCACGTGATCCTCAGCGTCGACCGGATGGACTACACCAAGGGCATCGAGCAGCGGCTCAAGGCGTACAGCGAGCTGCTCGCCGACGGGCACGTGAAAGTGCGCGACACGGTACTCGTACAGGTGGCGGTGCCCAGCCGGGAACGGGTCGGGCAGTACCAGATCCTGCGCGACCGGGTCGAGCGCGAGGTCGGCCGGATCAACGGCGAGTTCGGCCGGGTCGGCGAGCCTGCCATCCACTACCTCACCCAGCCGTTCGACCGGGCGGAGCTGGCCGCCCTCTACCGGGTCGCCGACGTGATGGCGGTGACTCCGCTGCGCGACGGCATGAACCTCGTCGCGAAGGAGTACGTCGCCGCCCGGCTGGACGACACCGGGGCGTTGCTGCTCAGCGAGTTCGCCGGGGCCGCCGCCGAGCTGCCGCAGGCGTACCTGGTCAACCCGCACGACCTGGAGGGCCTCAAGCGCGGACTGCTCTCGGCGTTGCGGGCCGACGAGGCCGACGTGAGCGCCCGGATGCGGGCGATGCGGGACCACCTGCACCGGCACGACATCCGGGCCTGGGCCCGTTCCTACCTGACGGCTCTCGACGAATCCGGCTCGCTGCTGGCCCGGCTCAACGCACCGGCTGACCCCACCACCGGCTGA
- a CDS encoding alpha/beta hydrolase, translating to MRGREWARPVRPVTREVLGVVPDVEEGRPPLLFVPGFGHGAWAYAEHWLAHAADRGFPAHAVSLRGHGGSGAAPEATLRAYAHDVVQVAAGLPRQAVLVGHGAGALVVAHALARYPARAAVLVAPVLGGWATAVTALRRNPLGTLPAAVGAGLRLHRRQLFSRELPDSDARRYAARLGRAGWRAQWQLLAGATPEPAVGGPPVLVLGSPDDRVVPPAALTRAARRYGSAPLLFPGMGHDMMLDARWREPIDAILDWLVKDPTADDGR from the coding sequence ATGCGGGGGCGGGAGTGGGCCCGCCCGGTCCGACCGGTGACACGGGAGGTGCTCGGCGTCGTCCCCGACGTCGAGGAGGGCCGCCCACCGCTGCTGTTCGTGCCGGGCTTCGGCCACGGTGCCTGGGCGTACGCCGAACACTGGCTGGCGCACGCCGCCGACCGGGGCTTCCCCGCCCACGCGGTGAGCCTGCGCGGACACGGCGGCAGCGGCGCGGCGCCGGAGGCGACGCTGCGGGCGTACGCCCACGACGTGGTCCAGGTGGCCGCGGGCCTGCCGCGCCAGGCGGTGCTGGTGGGACACGGCGCCGGGGCCCTGGTGGTGGCGCACGCCCTGGCCCGCTACCCGGCCCGCGCGGCGGTGCTGGTCGCCCCGGTGCTGGGAGGCTGGGCGACGGCGGTCACCGCGCTGCGCCGCAACCCGCTGGGCACCCTGCCGGCGGCGGTCGGCGCGGGACTGCGGCTGCACCGCCGTCAGCTCTTCAGCCGGGAGCTGCCCGACTCCGACGCCCGGCGGTACGCGGCGAGGTTGGGCCGGGCCGGGTGGCGCGCCCAGTGGCAACTGCTGGCCGGCGCGACCCCGGAACCGGCGGTCGGCGGGCCGCCGGTGCTGGTGCTCGGCAGCCCGGACGACCGGGTGGTGCCGCCGGCGGCGCTGACCCGCGCGGCGCGGCGGTACGGCTCGGCGCCGCTGCTGTTTCCCGGGATGGGGCACGACATGATGCTCGACGCGCGCTGGCGGGAACCGATCGACGCGATCCTGGACTGGCTGGTCAAGGACCCGACGGCCGACGACGGTCGCTGA
- a CDS encoding flavin-containing monooxygenase, which produces MPTSTDPGRPDPEASTLALTRDGRPVSDRGDTVCVVGAGASGLTAIKNLREHGFGVDCYERETGVGGAWNWRHDRSPVYASTHLISSRPFTQFPDFPMPDDWPDYPHHSQVLAYFERYADHFDLRSHIWFGTEVARVEPVEGGRWDVTTRSTGGYGPERTSRYAAVVVANGHNWSPKLPRYEGLEQFRGEVMHASSYKDPTQLRGKRVLVVGAGNTGCDIAVEAAQQASRCWHSTRRGYWYAPKYVLGRPADQVNDALLALRVPLRVRQWLYHWTLRLTVGDLTRFGLPRPDHRVYETHPIANSQLVYYVGHGAIRPVPDVTRFHPYAVELSDGREIDPELVVFATGYLPRFEFLDPRILGDGEGAGRPRLWLNAFVPGHPTLAVAGLVQPDSGIFTLSHWQTVLFARLLRLRATRPDRADAFAAKVVAGAGQRYSGPVKDSSRHWFEVGHADYLRAVQRALHDLEGSR; this is translated from the coding sequence GTGCCCACCTCCACCGACCCCGGCCGGCCCGACCCGGAGGCGAGCACGCTCGCCCTGACCCGTGACGGCCGCCCGGTCTCCGACCGGGGCGACACGGTCTGCGTCGTCGGCGCGGGGGCCAGCGGCCTGACCGCCATCAAGAACCTGCGGGAACACGGCTTCGGCGTCGACTGCTACGAGCGGGAGACCGGGGTCGGCGGCGCGTGGAACTGGCGACACGACCGCAGTCCCGTGTACGCCAGCACCCACCTCATCTCGTCGCGGCCCTTCACCCAGTTCCCCGACTTCCCGATGCCGGACGACTGGCCGGACTACCCGCACCACAGTCAGGTGCTGGCGTACTTCGAGCGGTACGCCGACCACTTCGACCTGCGCTCGCACATCTGGTTCGGCACCGAGGTGGCCCGCGTCGAGCCCGTCGAGGGTGGACGGTGGGACGTCACCACCCGCAGCACCGGCGGCTACGGCCCGGAACGCACCTCCCGGTACGCGGCCGTCGTCGTCGCCAACGGGCACAACTGGTCACCGAAGCTGCCCCGGTACGAGGGCCTGGAACAGTTCCGCGGTGAGGTCATGCACGCCTCGTCCTACAAGGACCCGACGCAGCTGCGCGGCAAGCGGGTCCTCGTGGTGGGAGCGGGCAACACCGGCTGCGACATCGCCGTCGAGGCCGCCCAGCAGGCGTCCCGGTGCTGGCACTCCACCCGACGCGGCTACTGGTACGCCCCGAAGTACGTGCTCGGCCGTCCGGCCGACCAGGTCAACGACGCGCTGCTGGCGTTGCGGGTGCCGCTGCGGGTGCGGCAGTGGCTCTATCACTGGACGCTGCGGCTGACCGTCGGCGACCTCACCCGGTTCGGGCTGCCCCGACCCGACCACCGGGTGTACGAGACCCACCCCATCGCCAACAGCCAGCTCGTCTACTACGTGGGGCACGGGGCGATCAGGCCGGTGCCGGACGTCACCCGCTTCCACCCGTACGCCGTCGAGCTGTCCGACGGTCGCGAGATCGATCCGGAGCTGGTCGTCTTCGCCACCGGCTACCTGCCGCGTTTCGAGTTCCTCGACCCGCGGATCCTCGGTGACGGCGAGGGGGCGGGCCGGCCCCGGCTGTGGCTCAACGCCTTCGTCCCCGGGCACCCGACGCTCGCGGTGGCCGGCCTGGTGCAGCCCGACTCCGGCATCTTCACCCTGTCGCACTGGCAGACGGTGCTGTTCGCCCGGCTGCTGCGGCTGCGCGCCACCCGACCCGACCGGGCCGACGCCTTCGCCGCCAAGGTCGTCGCGGGTGCCGGTCAGCGTTACTCGGGGCCGGTCAAGGACTCCAGCCGGCACTGGTTCGAGGTCGGCCACGCCGACTACCTGCGCGCCGTCCAGCGGGCGCTGCACGACCTGGAGGGCTCCCGGTGA
- a CDS encoding endonuclease/exonuclease/phosphatase family protein → MSQAPGVPLRVVSYNVHGQRDDTAALAEVVRAAAPDVVIVQEGPRRFRWREKSAALAESFGLVVAAGGLPSLGNLLLTSLRVRVTGTRCRRFPLTPGRHLRGAAYADCRVGGGARFTVAGSHLSTDAAERPGQAALFKRDLDEVTLPVIAAADLNEGPDGPAWATVAAGLTDAAVATDRADRLTFSCANPSRRIDALFVDPRIQVVDYDVVDTPLTRRASDHFPVLVDLLLPAAD, encoded by the coding sequence ATGAGCCAGGCTCCGGGCGTGCCGCTGCGCGTCGTGTCGTACAACGTCCACGGCCAGCGCGACGACACCGCCGCGCTCGCCGAGGTGGTCCGCGCCGCCGCGCCGGACGTGGTGATCGTGCAGGAGGGGCCCCGCCGGTTCCGTTGGCGGGAGAAGTCCGCCGCGCTGGCCGAGTCCTTCGGGCTGGTGGTCGCCGCCGGCGGGCTGCCCTCGCTGGGCAACCTGCTGCTGACCAGCCTGCGGGTGCGGGTCACCGGCACCCGCTGCCGGCGGTTCCCGCTCACCCCGGGTCGGCACCTGCGCGGCGCCGCGTACGCCGACTGCCGGGTCGGTGGCGGCGCGCGGTTCACGGTGGCGGGTTCGCACCTGTCGACCGATGCGGCCGAGCGGCCCGGTCAGGCCGCCCTGTTCAAGCGCGACCTCGACGAGGTGACGCTGCCGGTGATCGCCGCGGCCGACCTCAACGAGGGCCCCGACGGCCCGGCCTGGGCAACCGTCGCCGCCGGGCTCACCGACGCGGCCGTGGCCACCGACCGCGCCGACCGGCTCACCTTCTCCTGCGCGAACCCGAGCCGGCGCATCGACGCCCTGTTCGTCGACCCCCGGATCCAGGTGGTCGACTACGACGTGGTGGACACCCCGCTGACCCGGCGGGCCAGCGACCACTTCCCGGTCCTGGTCGACCTGCTGCTGCCCGCGGCCGACTGA
- a CDS encoding ROK family glucokinase, whose protein sequence is MTLTIGVDVGGTKVAGGVVDDTGTVLVHTRRDTPADDVGKTRDVIIELVTELAAGHHIEAVGIGAAGWIDATRSTVLFAPNLAWRDEPLRAYVSTAVGLPVIVENDGNVAAWAEFRYGAARHADDSMVMFTIGTGVGGGIVLGGDLVRGAHGIAAELGHMLTVPDGHQCGCGRLGCIEQYASGSALVRFARAAARQEPHRAVALLELAGGDADAVTGPMVTTAAQGGDPVSAEAFAQVGRWLGTSLADMAQILDPQVLVVGGGVIDAGELLMGPTRRSFADALAQRSRLPVAEIRPAELGNTAGVIGAADLARRI, encoded by the coding sequence GTGACGCTGACCATCGGAGTCGACGTCGGTGGAACGAAGGTGGCCGGCGGTGTCGTCGACGACACCGGCACGGTCCTCGTGCACACCCGACGGGACACCCCCGCCGATGACGTCGGCAAGACCCGGGACGTCATCATCGAGCTGGTCACCGAGCTGGCCGCCGGCCATCACATCGAGGCCGTCGGCATCGGGGCCGCGGGCTGGATCGACGCCACCCGCTCCACGGTGCTGTTCGCCCCGAACCTGGCCTGGCGGGACGAGCCGCTGCGGGCGTACGTCAGCACGGCCGTCGGGCTGCCGGTCATCGTGGAGAACGACGGCAACGTGGCCGCCTGGGCGGAGTTCCGCTACGGCGCCGCCCGGCACGCCGACGACTCGATGGTGATGTTCACCATCGGCACCGGCGTCGGCGGCGGCATCGTGCTCGGCGGCGACCTGGTACGCGGCGCCCACGGTATCGCCGCCGAGCTGGGCCACATGCTCACCGTCCCGGACGGTCACCAGTGCGGCTGCGGACGCCTCGGCTGTATCGAGCAGTACGCCAGCGGCAGCGCCCTGGTGCGTTTCGCCCGCGCCGCCGCCCGGCAGGAGCCGCACCGGGCCGTCGCCCTGCTGGAACTGGCCGGCGGCGACGCCGACGCGGTCACCGGCCCCATGGTCACCACCGCCGCGCAGGGCGGCGACCCCGTCTCCGCCGAGGCGTTCGCGCAGGTCGGGCGTTGGCTCGGCACCAGTCTCGCCGACATGGCGCAGATCCTCGACCCGCAGGTGCTGGTCGTCGGCGGCGGTGTGATCGACGCGGGCGAGCTGTTGATGGGCCCGACCCGCCGGTCGTTCGCCGACGCCCTCGCACAGCGCAGCCGACTGCCGGTGGCCGAGATCCGCCCGGCCGAGCTGGGCAACACCGCCGGGGTCATCGGCGCCGCCGACCTGGCCCGCCGGATCTAG
- a CDS encoding SRPBCC family protein → MADSSTQSITIDAAPAQVAAVICDFPSYPEWTEAVRDVEVVEEYEDGYASQVRFTIDAGVMADEYVLAYEYAEDLTRIEWHLVAPSKMQRSQRGSYDLVAGAGGGTTVTYTLEVELSVGMLGMFRRKAERMIMDTALKQLKRRVEAPGSVQ, encoded by the coding sequence ATGGCGGACTCCTCCACCCAGTCGATCACCATCGACGCGGCACCGGCCCAGGTGGCCGCGGTCATCTGCGACTTCCCGAGCTACCCGGAGTGGACCGAGGCGGTTCGCGACGTCGAGGTGGTCGAGGAGTACGAGGACGGCTACGCCAGCCAGGTCCGGTTCACCATCGACGCCGGAGTCATGGCCGACGAGTACGTGCTCGCCTACGAGTACGCCGAGGACCTGACCCGCATCGAGTGGCACCTGGTGGCGCCGTCGAAGATGCAGCGCAGCCAGCGCGGCTCGTACGACCTGGTGGCCGGGGCGGGCGGTGGCACCACGGTGACCTACACCCTGGAGGTGGAGCTCTCCGTGGGGATGCTCGGGATGTTCCGGCGCAAGGCCGAAAGAATGATCATGGATACGGCGTTGAAGCAGCTCAAGCGCCGGGTAGAAGCACCTGGTTCGGTGCAGTGA